The Bartonella bovis 91-4 sequence TGAGCAATATCTTGTTTGCTAGAAACGGTTCCCTTTTGTGCAGCGGCTTTTTCTTTTAATTTGTCACCTACATGCTTTTCAAGAGCAGACCAATCACCATCTAAAGCACAAACTAACTCCCCACTTGCTTTTAACGGCCAATGGTCACGTTGCCATGTTGCCCCTTCAGCATTCTTAAAAACATCTTCTTTATTATCCTGAAAACTCTCAAAAAAAGCACGCCATTGCTCATCCACATTAGTGGGATTTTTTTCGTATTCGGCATAAAGCTGATCTATATAATCTGCATTTCCACCATACAGAAACGACGTTTGCGCAAAAAGACTATTTATCTCATCCTGCCTTGCCATATATTTTCCCGGAATATTTGTTCCATCTCCTTAATATACCCACCTTACTTTTAACTAAGAGTCGGGACATTGTAAAAAAGTTTTTACTCTTTGTTTTATCTGAATGGATACAAAAACTCACCCAGATAAAACCTTCTTTTATTCCTTTAAAACTGAAACCAAAGTTTTACCAATTTGTGATGGTGAAGGAGAAACACGAATTCCAGCAGATTCCATTGCAGAAATCTTATCTTCTGCACCACCTTTACCACCAGAAATTACCGCACCAGCATGACCCATTGTACGACCAGGAGGAGCTGTACGACCAGCAATAAAACCAACCATTGGTTTTTTACGGCCTTTTTTGGCTTCATCTTTGATAAATTGTGCTGCTTCTTCTTCAGCGGAACCACCAATTTCCCCAATCATAACAATAGATTCGGTTTCATCATCAGCCAAAAACATTCCCAATACATCAATAAATTCAGTTCCCTTAACAGGGTCACCTCCAATACCAATAGCAGTTGTTTGCCCAAGACCTTCACGACTTGTTTGAAACACTGCTTCATAGGTTAAAGTTCCCGACCGCGAAACAATACCAACAGACCCCTTCTTAAAAATAGAACCAGGCATAATACCGATCTTACATTCATTAGGTGTGAGGATACCTGGGCAATTAGGACCAATTAAGCGAGATTGTGATTGCTCTAATCTAGCCTTAACCTCAACCATATCCATAACCGGTATACCTTCTGTAATACAGACAATTAAACTAATCTCAGCCTCAATAGCTTCTATAATAGCTGCCGCAGCCCCTGCAGGGGGCACATAAATAACAGAAGCATCAGCTCCTGTTTTTTCTTTACCTTCTGCAACACTAGCAAAAATAGGGAGAGTTTCCCCTTTTGATCCTTCCCACGTTTCACCACCTTTTTTAGGGTTGATACCACCAACCATTTGCGTACCATAATAAGCAAGTGCTTGTTCTGTATGAAACGTTCCCGTTTTTCCTGTAAGCCCTTGAACTAAAACTTTTGTATTTTTATTGACAAGAATTGACATAATTTAAGCTTCCTTCACGGCTGTAACAATCTTGTGAGCAGCATCATCTAAATCATCAGCAGAAATAACATTCAATCCACTATTATTGATAATCTCTTTACCGCGCTCAACATTGGTGCCTTCAAGACGAACAACTAAAGGAACTTTTAAACCAACATCCTTAACAGCAGCAACGACACCTTCAGCAATAACATCACAACGCATAATTCCACCAAAAATATTGACCAAAATACCTTTAACATTCGGATCAGCGGTAATAATTTTAAAAGCAGAAGTAACCTTTTCTTTTGAAGCACCACCACCAACATCAAGGAAATTGGCTGGCTCAGCTCCGTAAAGTTTGATGATATCCATTGTTGCCATAGCAAGACCCGCACCATTTACCATGCAGCCAATCGTACCATCAAGAGCAATATAAGCAAGATCATGTTTTGATGCTTCAATCTCTTTTGGATCTTCTTCTGAAAGATCACGTAATTCTAAAATATCTGGATGACGAAACAAAGCATTATTGTCAAAAGAAACTTTCGCATCAAGAACACGCAAATGACCGTCTTTCATGACAATAAGAGGATTAATTTCAAGAAGACTCATATCCTTTTCACAAAAAGCTTTATAAAGAATTGGAAAGAGTTTTTCGCCATCTTCACGCGCACTATCACGCAAATTTAATGCATCGCAAAGCTTTGCACAATCTACAGAAGTCACACCCTTTACAGAATCAATAGGAAGAGTGAGTATCTTTTCCGGCGTTTCTTCAGCAACCGTTTCAATATCCATACCCCCTTCCGTTGACACAACAAAAACAACCCGACCAACTGTACGGTCAACTAAAAGTGAAAGGTAAAGTTCTCGTTCAATGTCAGCACCATCTTCAATATAAAGACGGTTAACTTGCTTGCCTTCTGCACCTGTTTGTTTGGTTACCAAAGTTTTACCAAGCATTTCTTTTACATTAGCGACAACTTCTTCAACCGATCGAGCAAGTCGAACACCACCTTTTGCATCAGAGTCAAGTTCTTTGAACTTCCCCTTACCACGACCTCCAGCGTGAATCTGACTTTTTACCACATAGAGTGGTCCCGGTAATTTTTTCGCCCACTTTTCAGCTTGCTCTACAGAATAAACAGCCACACCATTTGCAATTGGTGCACCATATTCGTGAAGTATACGTTTGGCTTGATACTCATGAATATTCATTCGTTTTCCCTTTTCTTTTATGGACCACTAAACCAACCTTCAAACACTTAAAGCATCTTATTTTAAGCGTAGAATTGAGTTTCATTTTTTAAGATTAGGTGCAATAGAAACGCAAGTTTCACAAAGCTTTTGCACTGCATCAACTGACTTCTCAAA is a genomic window containing:
- the sucD gene encoding succinate--CoA ligase subunit alpha, which translates into the protein MSILVNKNTKVLVQGLTGKTGTFHTEQALAYYGTQMVGGINPKKGGETWEGSKGETLPIFASVAEGKEKTGADASVIYVPPAGAAAAIIEAIEAEISLIVCITEGIPVMDMVEVKARLEQSQSRLIGPNCPGILTPNECKIGIMPGSIFKKGSVGIVSRSGTLTYEAVFQTSREGLGQTTAIGIGGDPVKGTEFIDVLGMFLADDETESIVMIGEIGGSAEEEAAQFIKDEAKKGRKKPMVGFIAGRTAPPGRTMGHAGAVISGGKGGAEDKISAMESAGIRVSPSPSQIGKTLVSVLKE
- the sucC gene encoding ADP-forming succinate--CoA ligase subunit beta, with protein sequence MNIHEYQAKRILHEYGAPIANGVAVYSVEQAEKWAKKLPGPLYVVKSQIHAGGRGKGKFKELDSDAKGGVRLARSVEEVVANVKEMLGKTLVTKQTGAEGKQVNRLYIEDGADIERELYLSLLVDRTVGRVVFVVSTEGGMDIETVAEETPEKILTLPIDSVKGVTSVDCAKLCDALNLRDSAREDGEKLFPILYKAFCEKDMSLLEINPLIVMKDGHLRVLDAKVSFDNNALFRHPDILELRDLSEEDPKEIEASKHDLAYIALDGTIGCMVNGAGLAMATMDIIKLYGAEPANFLDVGGGASKEKVTSAFKIITADPNVKGILVNIFGGIMRCDVIAEGVVAAVKDVGLKVPLVVRLEGTNVERGKEIINNSGLNVISADDLDDAAHKIVTAVKEA